One Nostocoides sp. HKS02 genomic window carries:
- a CDS encoding MCE family protein, translating into MSTPFRERNPVPIGAAGLLVIALILVLSFNISNLPLIGGGSQYRAAFTEAGGLLAGDDVRIAGVKVGKVESVDLDGSHVQVAFKVTEPVKFGTDTGASIRMKTLLGAKYLALEPGGSGQLPADSEIPLDRTVSSYDIVNAFSDLTTTTEDINTDELAKSLTTLATTFKDSPPYVKAALNGLTRLSGTIASRDAELKHLLASANKRLGHHRAAQQGHRVDHQGRRPAHGRAECPPGRHPHALHEHLGHGPADHGSGARQPGPAQARPRPAHQGARGVAEARTGPQRHDRGHGAVHQALRERARQRPLVRLLHPEPHDARPAGRTMMARLPNLPRMPRLGLIPKLVAALVVVALVAGAYAFWPRHETIQVTGEFTRAVGLYPGSDVRILGVHVGTVSSVTPMGDRVEVKFEYDSKYRVPADAKAAVVAPSLVSDRYIQLLPAYTAGPVMKSGARIGLDHTAVPVELDRISQSLDQLLVALGPTGANKNGAFQDLLHTGAKNLAGQGQNLHDTNHNLSLALQTLSGGRNDLFGTVKNLQVFTSMLATNDTQVRRLNSDLANVSVQLDGERGDLAAALKNLAIALSEVSSFVHDNRAGLTTNLHQLASVTGTVAKQRDALAEALTNAPVALSNLQNAYNPKTGTLDTRSNVNENLQTKTMLCNLIVASGQPSSLCKTVDGALKPVTDLLGQLQGGGVKLPVNLLSAVPQGDASSTQPDGTTTVQMRGADPTLGGLLKVAQ; encoded by the coding sequence GTGAGTACCCCGTTCCGCGAGCGCAACCCGGTGCCGATCGGTGCGGCCGGCCTGCTCGTCATCGCGCTGATCCTGGTGCTGTCGTTCAACATCTCCAACCTCCCGCTGATCGGTGGGGGCAGCCAGTACCGCGCCGCCTTCACCGAGGCCGGTGGCCTGCTCGCGGGTGACGACGTCAGGATCGCTGGTGTCAAGGTCGGCAAGGTCGAGAGCGTCGACCTCGACGGGAGCCACGTGCAGGTCGCCTTCAAGGTGACCGAGCCCGTCAAGTTCGGCACCGACACGGGCGCCTCGATCCGCATGAAGACCCTGCTCGGGGCGAAGTACCTCGCCCTGGAGCCCGGCGGCTCGGGCCAGCTCCCGGCGGACTCGGAGATCCCGCTCGACCGGACCGTGTCGTCCTACGACATCGTCAACGCCTTCAGCGACCTGACCACGACGACCGAGGACATCAACACCGACGAGCTGGCCAAGTCCCTGACCACGTTGGCCACCACGTTCAAGGACAGCCCGCCCTACGTCAAGGCCGCCCTCAACGGGCTGACCCGCCTGTCGGGGACCATCGCCTCGCGCGACGCCGAGCTCAAGCACCTCCTCGCCTCGGCCAACAAGCGTCTCGGGCACCATCGCGCAGCGCAACAAGGCCATCGAGTCGATCATCAAGGACGCCGACCTGCTCATGGTCGAGCTGAATGCCCGCCGGGACGCCATCCACACGCTCTTCACGAACACCTCGGCCATGGCCCTGCAGATCACGGGTCTGGTGCGCGACAACCGGGCCCAGCTCAAGCCCGCCCTCGACCAGCTCACCAAGGTGCTCGCGGTGTTGCAGAAGCACGAACAGGACCTCAACGACACGATCGTGGCCATGGGGCCGTTCACCAGGCTCTTCGCGAACGTGCTCGGCAACGGCCGCTGGTTCGACTCCTACATCCAGAACCTCACGACGCCCGCCCAGCTGGGAGGACGATGATGGCCCGCCTTCCCAACCTGCCCCGGATGCCGCGCCTCGGGCTGATCCCGAAGCTCGTCGCAGCCCTGGTCGTCGTCGCGCTGGTCGCGGGCGCCTATGCGTTCTGGCCGCGCCACGAGACGATCCAGGTCACCGGTGAGTTCACCCGCGCGGTCGGGCTCTATCCCGGCTCCGACGTCCGGATCCTCGGCGTCCATGTCGGCACCGTCAGCTCGGTCACCCCGATGGGCGACCGGGTCGAGGTGAAGTTCGAGTACGACTCGAAGTACCGCGTGCCGGCCGACGCCAAGGCGGCCGTGGTGGCTCCCTCGCTGGTGAGCGACCGCTACATCCAGCTGCTCCCGGCATACACCGCGGGACCGGTGATGAAGTCGGGTGCCCGGATCGGGCTCGACCACACGGCGGTCCCGGTCGAGCTGGACCGGATCTCGCAGAGCCTCGACCAGCTCCTCGTCGCGCTGGGTCCGACCGGAGCCAACAAGAACGGTGCCTTCCAGGACCTGCTCCACACGGGCGCGAAGAACCTCGCGGGCCAGGGCCAGAACCTCCACGACACCAACCACAACCTGTCGCTCGCCCTGCAGACCCTCTCGGGCGGCCGCAACGACTTGTTCGGCACGGTCAAGAACCTCCAGGTCTTCACGAGCATGCTCGCGACCAACGACACGCAGGTCCGTCGCCTCAACTCCGACCTGGCCAACGTCTCGGTCCAGCTCGACGGTGAGCGCGGGGACCTGGCCGCGGCGCTGAAGAACCTGGCGATCGCGCTCAGCGAGGTCTCGTCCTTCGTCCACGACAACCGCGCTGGGCTGACGACCAACCTGCACCAGCTCGCCAGCGTCACCGGCACCGTCGCCAAGCAGCGCGACGCGCTCGCCGAGGCGCTGACCAACGCCCCGGTCGCGCTGAGCAACCTGCAGAACGCGTACAACCCCAAGACGGGCACGCTCGACACCCGGTCGAACGTCAACGAGAACCTCCAGACCAAGACCATGCTGTGCAACCTCATCGTTGCCAGCGGGCAGCCGTCGTCCCTGTGCAAGACCGTCGACGGTGCGCTCAAGCCGGTCACCGACCTCCTGGGCCAGCTCCAGGGCGGCGGCGTGAAGCTGCCCGTCAACCTGCTCTCCGCGGTGCCCCAGGGCGACGCGTCCTCGACCCAGCCCGACGGCACCACGACCGTGCAGATGCGCGGCGCGGATCCGACCTTGGGCGGATTGCTGAAGGTGGCCCAGTGA
- a CDS encoding MCE family protein, whose amino-acid sequence MSTRSSLVRFLVFVAATLLATGTLAATIANIQFGDKATYNAVFTDVTGLATGQEVRIAGVRVGEVTGIKVAADRVHADVQFAVLKTSVLTQGTKATIKYRNLVGERYIALTQEVGSATPLRDGATIGLDHTQSALDLTVLFNGFKPLFAALSPKDVNELSGEIISVLQGEGGNINSLLATTASLTSTLADRDAVIGRTITNLNTVLGTVDAHDAAFKQLIDQLQRFVSGLAADRQTIGASLTNINSLTAQTADLLKLTRPSIQSDIANLRALTTTLNKPSNTATFEKFLATSPGKIDQITRTATYGSWFNFYMCDFSGTIQVPAGPAIQLGKPGGPTAARCK is encoded by the coding sequence ATGAGCACCCGGTCCAGCCTGGTGAGGTTCCTGGTCTTCGTGGCGGCCACGCTGCTCGCGACCGGCACCCTCGCGGCCACGATCGCCAACATCCAGTTCGGCGACAAGGCGACGTACAACGCCGTCTTCACCGATGTCACCGGACTCGCAACCGGCCAGGAGGTCCGCATCGCGGGCGTGCGGGTCGGTGAGGTGACGGGCATCAAGGTCGCCGCCGACCGGGTTCACGCCGACGTGCAGTTCGCGGTGCTCAAGACCAGCGTCCTGACCCAGGGCACCAAGGCGACAATCAAGTACCGCAACCTTGTCGGTGAGCGCTACATCGCCCTCACCCAGGAGGTCGGCAGTGCCACGCCGCTGCGGGACGGCGCCACCATCGGGCTCGACCACACGCAGTCGGCCCTCGACCTCACGGTGCTGTTCAACGGGTTCAAACCCCTGTTCGCCGCCTTGTCTCCCAAGGACGTCAACGAGCTCTCGGGCGAGATCATCAGCGTGCTGCAGGGCGAGGGCGGCAACATCAACTCGCTGCTGGCCACCACCGCCTCGCTCACGTCGACCCTTGCCGACCGCGACGCCGTCATCGGGCGCACGATCACCAACCTCAACACGGTGCTGGGCACCGTCGACGCCCACGACGCGGCGTTCAAGCAGCTCATCGACCAGCTGCAGCGCTTCGTCTCCGGCCTCGCCGCCGACCGCCAGACCATCGGGGCCTCGTTGACGAACATCAACTCGCTGACCGCCCAGACGGCCGACCTGCTCAAGCTCACCCGGCCGAGCATCCAGTCCGATATCGCGAACCTGAGGGCCTTGACCACCACCCTGAACAAGCCGTCCAACACCGCGACCTTCGAGAAGTTCCTGGCGACCTCTCCGGGCAAGATCGACCAGATCACCCGGACGGCGACCTACGGCTCGTGGTTCAACTTCTACATGTGTGACTTCAGCGGCACGATCCAGGTGCCCGCTGGTCCCGCCATCCAGCTGGGCAAGCCCGGCGGACCGACCGCAGCGAGGTGCAAGTGA
- a CDS encoding MCE family protein, protein MAQGSTGFMSRFGNHAYGVGFIAVVALLLGLSVAMFQKRFTDVVMVNLLTDRVGSQLQTSSDVKLRGLIVGEVRSIQTTGNGARLELALQPEMVGLIPADVTARLLPKTLFGERFVDLVSPEAGRAGVGHIVAGATIGQDRTSVAIELEKVFADLLPLLRTVRPEKLAATLNALASALDGRGTRLGQNLVLVDSYFKALNPKMPVIQADISGLADLASTYAVAAPALVRAATNLITTNTTIVQRKDALAGFLAGTAGFANTTADFLDANGERIIQVGRVQRPTVAVFAKYSPEYPCLAAALTNWIPRIDNAWRGDTFHLTIETSPQRPGYHPGEEPRWGDSRGPTCYGLPNHYGSQQNPRPANHFNDGTNAASSGAGSALPSMFAGQSGLGIPQADAGLAGTEQEQALVAALLSTDGTSRPSAITTLLAGPMLRGTVVSQQ, encoded by the coding sequence ATGGCACAGGGAAGTACCGGCTTCATGTCTCGGTTCGGCAACCACGCCTATGGCGTGGGGTTCATCGCTGTCGTCGCGCTGCTCCTGGGGCTGTCGGTCGCGATGTTCCAGAAGAGGTTCACCGATGTCGTGATGGTCAACCTGCTCACCGACCGCGTCGGGTCGCAGCTGCAGACCTCCTCCGACGTCAAGCTGCGGGGGTTGATCGTCGGTGAGGTGCGCTCGATCCAGACGACCGGCAACGGCGCCAGGCTCGAGCTCGCCCTGCAGCCGGAGATGGTGGGCCTGATCCCGGCGGATGTGACGGCGCGGTTGTTGCCGAAGACGTTGTTCGGTGAGCGGTTCGTGGATCTGGTGTCGCCGGAGGCGGGTCGTGCTGGGGTGGGGCACATCGTGGCGGGGGCGACGATCGGTCAGGATCGGACGTCGGTGGCGATCGAGCTGGAGAAGGTGTTTGCGGACCTGTTGCCGTTGTTGCGCACGGTGCGGCCGGAGAAACTGGCGGCGACGTTGAATGCGTTGGCGTCGGCGTTGGATGGTCGCGGGACCCGGCTGGGTCAGAACCTGGTGTTGGTTGACTCGTATTTCAAGGCGTTGAACCCGAAGATGCCGGTGATCCAGGCGGATATCTCGGGGTTGGCGGATCTGGCGTCGACGTATGCGGTGGCGGCGCCGGCGTTGGTGCGGGCGGCGACGAACTTGATCACGACGAATACGACGATCGTGCAGCGTAAGGATGCGCTGGCGGGGTTCTTGGCGGGGACGGCGGGTTTTGCGAACACGACGGCGGACTTCTTGGATGCCAATGGTGAGCGGATCATCCAGGTGGGTCGGGTGCAGCGCCCGACGGTGGCGGTGTTCGCGAAGTACTCCCCGGAGTACCCCTGCCTGGCTGCTGCCCTGACGAACTGGATCCCGAGGATCGACAACGCGTGGCGGGGCGACACGTTCCACCTGACCATCGAGACCTCGCCGCAGCGACCCGGCTACCACCCGGGCGAGGAGCCGCGCTGGGGCGACTCGCGAGGGCCGACCTGTTACGGCCTGCCCAACCACTACGGCAGCCAGCAGAACCCGCGGCCGGCCAACCACTTCAACGACGGCACCAACGCCGCGTCGTCCGGCGCGGGCAGCGCCCTGCCGTCGATGTTCGCCGGGCAGTCCGGGCTCGGCATACCCCAGGCGGATGCCGGCCTCGCCGGCACCGAGCAGGAGCAAGCACTCGTCGCCGCGCTGCTGTCCACCGACGGCACGTCGCGCCCGTCGGCGATCACGACCCTGCTCGCCGGGCCGATGCTGCGTGGAACGGTGGTGAGCCAGCAATGA
- a CDS encoding ABC transporter permease, with translation MSKVLDLAGRPVEALDSLGEQMRFYVRSLAWSGRTVRRYKKEVIRLLAEVSLGSGALSVIGGTVGVIAFLAFFTGSQVGLQGYSSLNQLGTGAFTGFVSAYLNTREIAPLVAGLALAATVGCGFTAQLGAMRISEEVDALEVMGVPSLPFLVTTRMIAGFVAVVPLYVLGLLSSYGATRFIVVHYFGQSAGTYDHYFHLFLPPIDVLYSFLKVMVFAVVIILIHCYYGYNASGGPAGVGVAVGKAVRTSIVAINIVDFFFSLAVWGATTTVRIAG, from the coding sequence ATGAGCAAGGTTCTGGACCTCGCAGGTCGTCCCGTCGAGGCGTTGGACAGCCTCGGTGAGCAGATGCGCTTCTATGTGCGGTCGCTGGCGTGGAGCGGTCGGACCGTCCGTCGCTACAAGAAGGAGGTCATCCGCCTGCTCGCGGAGGTCTCCCTCGGCTCAGGCGCGCTCTCGGTCATCGGGGGCACGGTCGGCGTCATCGCCTTCCTCGCCTTCTTCACCGGCAGCCAGGTCGGCCTGCAGGGGTACTCCTCGCTCAACCAGCTCGGCACCGGCGCCTTCACGGGCTTCGTCTCGGCGTACCTCAACACCCGTGAGATCGCGCCCCTCGTGGCTGGTCTGGCGCTCGCCGCGACGGTGGGGTGTGGCTTCACCGCCCAGCTGGGCGCCATGCGGATCTCCGAGGAGGTCGACGCGCTCGAGGTCATGGGCGTCCCCTCCCTGCCCTTCCTCGTGACCACCCGGATGATCGCCGGGTTCGTCGCCGTCGTGCCGCTGTACGTCCTCGGCCTGCTGTCGTCCTACGGCGCGACGCGGTTCATCGTCGTGCACTACTTCGGTCAGTCAGCGGGCACCTATGACCACTACTTCCACCTCTTCCTGCCCCCGATCGACGTGCTCTACTCCTTCCTCAAGGTGATGGTCTTCGCGGTCGTGATCATCCTGATCCACTGCTACTACGGCTACAACGCCTCGGGTGGCCCCGCTGGCGTGGGCGTCGCGGTCGGCAAGGCCGTGCGCACCTCGATCGTGGCCATCAACATCGTCGACTTCTTCTTCTCGCTCGCTGTCTGGGGCGCGACCACCACCGTGCGGATCGCGGGATAG
- a CDS encoding ABC transporter permease — MVIDTMRAMPRRPFQTKEFIQQCWFIASVTIVPTALVSIPFGAVIALQLGTLTRQLGAQSFTGAASVLAVIREASPIVTALLIAGAGGSAICADLGSRKIREEIDAMEVLGISPIQRLVVPRVLAAMVVAVLLNGLVSVVGVAGGYFFNVIIQGGTPGAYIASFTALAQLADLWTSEIKALIFGFIAAVVAAYKGLTAGGGPKGVGDAVNQSVVITFMFLFVVNFVASAVYFQVVPQKI; from the coding sequence ATGGTGATCGACACCATGCGCGCGATGCCCCGTCGGCCGTTCCAGACCAAGGAGTTCATCCAGCAGTGCTGGTTCATCGCCTCGGTCACCATCGTGCCGACGGCCCTGGTGTCCATCCCGTTCGGCGCGGTCATCGCGCTCCAGCTCGGCACCCTCACCCGTCAGCTCGGCGCCCAGTCGTTCACCGGTGCTGCCTCGGTGCTGGCGGTGATCCGCGAAGCCTCACCGATCGTCACCGCGCTGCTCATCGCGGGCGCCGGTGGCTCGGCGATCTGTGCCGACCTGGGCTCGCGCAAGATCCGCGAGGAGATCGACGCCATGGAGGTGCTCGGCATCAGCCCGATCCAGCGCCTCGTGGTGCCGCGGGTGCTCGCCGCCATGGTGGTCGCCGTCCTGCTCAACGGGCTGGTGTCCGTCGTGGGCGTGGCCGGCGGCTACTTCTTCAACGTGATCATCCAGGGCGGCACGCCCGGCGCGTACATCGCCTCGTTCACGGCGCTGGCCCAGCTGGCCGACCTGTGGACCAGTGAGATCAAGGCCCTGATCTTCGGCTTCATCGCGGCGGTCGTCGCGGCATACAAGGGCCTGACCGCCGGAGGCGGCCCCAAGGGAGTCGGCGACGCCGTGAACCAGAGTGTGGTCATCACCTTCATGTTCCTGTTCGTCGTGAACTTCGTCGCCAGCGCCGTGTACTTCCAAGTCGTCCCGCAGAAGATCTGA
- a CDS encoding ABC transporter ATP-binding protein, translating to MGVEIKVEGLTKRFGSQVIWNDVSLTLPAGEISVMLGPSGTGKSVFLKTLVGLLKPDAGAIWIQDRDLTQLREHDLYEVRKLFGVLFQDGALFGSMNLYDNVAFPLREHTKKSESDIRKIVLEKMELVGLSGAESKLPGEISGGMRKRAGLARALVLDPEILLIDEPDSGLDPVRTSYINQLFIDLNAQIDATFLIVTHDINSTRTVPDNIGLLYHRHLAMFGPREMLLSSEEPVVRQFLNAQTIGPIGMSEEKDADELASEIGQELPPLPPIPLQLGTSDGTPRRGERPAGEWCRANGITPPPGSFQSHSAGMPSVGTPSDGPVSEAVS from the coding sequence GTGGGCGTTGAGATCAAGGTCGAAGGCCTGACCAAGCGGTTCGGGTCGCAGGTCATCTGGAACGACGTCTCGCTCACCCTCCCCGCCGGTGAGATCTCGGTGATGCTCGGCCCCTCGGGCACGGGCAAGTCCGTGTTCCTCAAGACCCTGGTCGGGCTCCTCAAGCCCGACGCCGGCGCCATCTGGATCCAGGACCGCGACCTGACCCAGCTGCGCGAGCACGACCTCTACGAGGTGCGCAAGCTGTTCGGGGTGCTCTTCCAGGACGGCGCCCTGTTCGGCTCGATGAACCTCTACGACAACGTCGCGTTCCCGCTGCGCGAGCACACCAAGAAGTCCGAGTCCGACATCCGCAAGATCGTGCTCGAGAAGATGGAGCTGGTCGGCCTCAGCGGCGCCGAGAGCAAGCTGCCCGGCGAGATCTCCGGCGGTATGCGCAAACGCGCCGGCCTGGCCCGGGCCCTCGTGCTCGACCCCGAGATCCTGCTCATCGACGAGCCCGACTCGGGTCTGGACCCGGTTCGCACGTCGTACATCAACCAGCTCTTCATCGACCTCAACGCCCAGATCGACGCGACGTTCCTCATCGTCACCCACGACATCAACTCGACCCGCACCGTGCCTGACAACATCGGCCTGCTCTACCACCGGCACCTGGCCATGTTCGGACCGCGCGAGATGCTGCTGAGCTCCGAGGAGCCGGTGGTGCGCCAGTTCCTCAACGCCCAGACCATCGGGCCGATCGGCATGTCCGAGGAGAAGGACGCCGACGAGCTCGCGTCCGAGATCGGCCAGGAGCTGCCGCCGCTGCCACCCATCCCGCTCCAGCTCGGCACCAGCGACGGCACTCCTCGCCGCGGTGAGCGTCCGGCGGGGGAGTGGTGCCGCGCGAACGGCATCACGCCGCCCCCCGGGTCGTTCCAGTCGCACAGCGCCGGCATGCCGAGCGTCGGCACGCCGAGCGATGGCCCGGTCAGCGAGGCCGTGTCGTGA
- the rplL gene encoding 50S ribosomal protein L7/L12 gives MAKLSTDELLEAFKEMTLIELSEFVKQFEDTFNVTAAAPVAVAAAGAPAGGETAAVEEQDEFDVVLEAAGDKKIQVIKEVRALTSLGLKEAKDLVDGAPKPVLEKVDKAAAEKAKEALEGAGATVTLK, from the coding sequence ATGGCGAAGCTCTCCACCGACGAGCTCCTTGAGGCCTTCAAGGAAATGACCCTCATCGAGCTCTCTGAGTTCGTGAAGCAGTTCGAGGACACCTTCAACGTCACCGCCGCCGCCCCCGTGGCCGTGGCCGCGGCCGGCGCCCCCGCCGGCGGCGAGACCGCTGCCGTCGAGGAGCAGGACGAGTTCGACGTCGTCCTCGAGGCCGCTGGCGACAAGAAGATCCAGGTCATCAAGGAGGTCCGCGCGCTGACCTCCCTCGGCCTGAAGGAAGCCAAGGACCTCGTGGACGGCGCCCCCAAGCCCGTCCTCGAGAAGGTCGACAAGGCTGCCGCGGAGAAGGCCAAGGAGGCCCTCGAGGGCGCCGGGGCCACCGTCACCCTCAAGTGA